The following proteins come from a genomic window of Eulemur rufifrons isolate Redbay chromosome 24, OSU_ERuf_1, whole genome shotgun sequence:
- the ZNF473 gene encoding zinc finger protein 473, translating into MEGKDEELKEAMGTQSAMTEEFVTLKDVAMDFTLEDWEELGLDQGDLFWDTALDNYQDLFLLNPLSPNLTSHPDGTGEPEALGRASPEATGPDMVETPNSPLMEDFLEEGLYQEIMETFSKDGLWNSDFGEDCIGESWLDSLLGDPESLLRSDVITKGSATECKSHECKRGLSPVSLLSTGEDSVVHDLPEKSLTPAKSKEYMSNFGCCSDQSQQDSVQGGEKAYKCSECGESFSQSYHLIQHWLIHAMEKPTVHQEHERGFNQSSCLFLHPMPHMSYKSYVCDECGKTFSQNTHLRRHQKTHTVEKPRKSRDGDQTRHGRRPAKRHKTYTGGKFFKCNECDKAFNRTVLLIEHQKTHTGKRYECAKCQATFNLSKHFIRHEKTHAVKATSECQECGKAFRRSSLLIEHQALHTGEKPYKCNECGKPFSHTSTLKIHQRVHSGEKPYKCSECGKTFCRNTHLNEHQRIHTGHRPHKCQQCVKSFNRPSHLIRHQSIHATENPKSCAECKKTFSCNEHLMQHQKTHTIQTPYECQECGERFTCSSTLNCHQSVHTREKQGFDVSRKILEQNPEQRAHLRLAEKCFKCNKCEKTFSHSKYLTQHKRIHTIVKPFECDQCGQAFGQSTQLIHHQRIHSGVGPRDCGEHGKAFSSSTSLADLQSFHTSEHPFKCNKCGKTFSQSACLSEHQLVHAGEKPFKCNKCDKVFTHSHYLIQHQRTHARKKPLECKECGKTFRQSSCLSKHQRVHTGEKPYECGDCGKAFRLGAELIRHRRVHTGEKPYVCQECGKGFSQSSCLVTHQRIHTGEKPYVCSKCGKAFAQKANLTQHERTHTGEKPYACNVCGKAFGLSAHLSQHQRIHTQEKPYQCPHCQKAFGCCSSLNRHQRVHR; encoded by the exons ATGGAGGGGAAGGACGAGGAGCTTAAAGAGGCCATGGGGACCCAGTCGGCTATGACTGAG GAATTTGTGACCCTCAAGGACGTGGCCATGGACTTCACCTTGGAAGATtgggaggagctggggctggaccAGGGGGACCTGTTCTGGGACACAGCACTGGACAACTACCAGGATCTCTTCCTGCTGA ACCCCCTTAGCCCCAACCTGACCTCCCACCCGGATGGCACGGGAGAGCCGGAGGCCCTGGGGAGAGCAAGCCCAGAAGCAACGGGCCCTG ACATGGTTGAGACCCCGAACTCTCCTCTGATGGAGGATTTCTTGGAAGAAGGACTGTACCAAGAGATTATGGAGACGTTTTCCAAGGATGGCCTTTGGAACTCCGATTTTGGAGAAGATTGTATAGGCGAGAGCTGGTTAGATAGTTTGTTGGGAGATCCAGAAAGTCTTCTGAGGTCTGACGTTATCACCAAGGGAAGTGCCACAGAATGCAAGAGTCACGAATGCAAGAGAGGCCTCAGTCCCGTGTCCCTCCTTTCCACAGGAGAGGACTCTGTGGTGCATGATCTTCCTGAAAAGAGCCTCACACCAGCTAAGTCTAAGGAATATATGAGTAACTTTGGCTGCTGCTCAGACCAGAGCCAGCAGGATTCTgtccagggaggggagaaagcATATAAGTGTAGTGAATGTGGGGAAAGTTTCAGCCAGAGTTACCATCTTATCCAGCACTGGCTTATTCATGCTATGGAGAAACCTACTGTGCACCAAGAGCATGAGAGAGGTTTCAACCAGAGTTCTTGCCTTTTTTTGCATCCGATGCCTCACATGAGCTACAAATCATATGTGTGTGATGAATGTGGAAAAACTTTTAGTCAGAATACTCACCTTCGACGGCATCAGAAAACTCACACTGTAGAAAAACCACGTAAGAGTCGAGATGGTGACCAGACCAGGCATGGCAGACGGCCTGCTAAGCGTCACAAAACCTACACAGGTGGTAAGTTctttaaatgtaatgaatgtgacAAGGCTTTCAACCGGACCGTTCTTCTCATTGAGCACCAGAAGACCCACACTGGGAAACGCTATGAATGTGCCAAATGCCAGGCGACCTTCAACTTGAGCAAACATTTCATCCGACATGAGAAAACTCATGCTGTTAAAGCTACCTCCGAGTGTCAGgagtgtgggaaggccttcagGCGGAGTTCCCTGCTCATTGAGCACCAGGCtcttcatactggagagaaaccttataagTGTAACGAATGTGGCAAACCCTTCAGCCATACCTCTACCCTAAAGATCCATCAGAGGGTTCACAGTGGAGAGAAGCCTTACAAATGCAGTGAGTGTGGGAAAACCTTCTGCCGAAACACTCACCTTAATGAACATCAGCGGATTCATACAGGCCACAGACCCCACAAATGTCAGCAATGTGTCAAGAGTTTTAACCGGCCCTCACATCTCATTCGACATCAGTCCATTCACGCCACTGAAAACCCCAAAAGCTGTGCTGAATGCAAGAAGACCTTTAGCTGTAATGAACACCTTATGCAACACCAGAAAACCCACACCATCCAAACCCCCTATGAATGTCAGGAGTGTGGAGAACGCTTCACTTGCAGCTCAACCCTGAATTGCCACCAGAGCGTTCACACCAGAGAAAAACAAGGATTTGATGTGAGCAGGAAGATCTTGGAGCAGAACCCAGAACAGAGAGCGCATCTAAGGCTCGCTGAGAAGTGCTTTAAGTGTAACAAATGTGAGAAAACCTTTAGCCACAGCAAATACCTAACTCAGCACAAGAGAATTCACACCATCGTGAAGCCCTTTGAGTGCGACCAATGTGGACAAGCCTTTGGCCAAAGTACTCAGCTCATTCACCATCAGAGAATccactctggggtggggccacGTGACTGTGGTGAGCATGGGAAAGCCTTCAGCAGCAGCACCTCCCTTGCTGATCTTCAGTCCTTCCACACAAGCGAGCACCCCTTTAAATGTAACAAGTGTGGAAAGACCTTCAGCCAAAGTGCATGCCTCTCAGAACATCAGTTAGTTCATGCTGGAGAGAAACCCTTTAAATGTAACAAGTGTGACAAAGTCTTCACCCACAGTCATTACCTTATTCAGCATCAGAGAACTCATGCTAGAAAGAAGCCCCTTGAgtgtaaagaatgtgggaaaacaTTCCGTCAGAGCTCATGCCTATCCAAGCATCAGAGAGTTCACACAGGGGAAAAGCCCTATGAATGTGGTGACTGTGGGAAAGCCTTTCGCCTAGGCGCTGAGCTCATCCGCCACCGgagagttcacactggagaaaagccTTACGTTTGTCAGGAATGTGGGAAAGGCTTCAGCCAGAGCTCATGCCTTGTTACTCACCAGAGAATTCATACCGGGGAGAAGCCCTATGTGTGTAGcaaatgtgggaaagcctttgcCCAGAAAGCAAATCTAACACAGCATGAGAGAACTCACACTGGGGAGAAGCCTTATGCCTGCAATGTGTGTGGCAAAGCCTTTGGCCTCAGCGCCCATCTCAGTCAGCACCAGAGAATTCACACCCAGGAGAAACCTTATCAATGTCCACATTGTCAGAAAGCCTTTGGGTGCTGCTCAAGTCTCAACCGCCATCAGCGAGTACACAGGTAA